A window of Pseudomonas monteilii contains these coding sequences:
- a CDS encoding transposase, which produces MARRYELTDEAWDVVSDLFIETHGRGRPRLSDRLMLDGVLWVLCSGAAWRDMPERFGPWSTVYQRFRGWRNQGTFEQMLKRLHLRLNEQGLIDLQTWMIDSTAVRATRASYGVGKKGDLTSLPIVL; this is translated from the coding sequence ATGGCAAGGCGCTACGAACTCACGGACGAGGCCTGGGATGTGGTCTCCGATCTCTTCATCGAAACCCATGGCCGGGGCCGGCCGCGACTGAGCGACCGACTGATGCTCGATGGTGTGCTGTGGGTACTCTGCTCGGGTGCTGCATGGCGAGATATGCCTGAGCGCTTCGGCCCATGGTCAACGGTGTATCAACGGTTTCGGGGCTGGCGAAACCAAGGGACTTTCGAGCAGATGCTCAAACGTCTGCACCTGAGATTGAATGAGCAGGGCTTGATCGATCTGCAAACCTGGATGATCGACTCAACTGCAGTACGCGCAACCCGAGCCTCATATGGCGTCGGGAAAAAAGGGGACCTGACGAGTCTGCCGATCGTGCTCTAG
- a CDS encoding transposase, translated as MLCDANGTPLRFLLSGGQASDISYAQPLLDEVSIPSNQRGRPRKRCKWLLADKGYDAEALRRYCDQYRMQPVIPLRSMKRKPKPGLPRLFDRPKYRQRNIIERMFGWLKENRRIVTRFDKLAKSYAAMVSLACSMRCLRHLFSYRA; from the coding sequence ATGCTCTGCGACGCCAACGGAACACCGCTGCGCTTCCTCCTCTCTGGCGGTCAAGCCAGTGACATCAGCTACGCACAACCACTGTTGGACGAGGTCAGCATTCCATCGAACCAACGTGGCCGCCCGCGCAAGCGCTGCAAATGGCTGCTCGCCGACAAGGGCTACGACGCCGAAGCGCTACGCCGCTACTGCGATCAATATCGAATGCAACCCGTTATCCCGCTGCGCTCGATGAAGCGCAAGCCCAAGCCTGGCCTACCAAGACTGTTTGACAGGCCCAAATACCGACAGCGCAACATCATCGAGCGCATGTTTGGCTGGCTGAAAGAGAACCGCCGGATCGTGACCCGCTTTGACAAGCTCGCGAAAAGTTATGCCGCCATGGTCTCGCTGGCTTGCTCCATGCGGTGTTTGCGACATCTCTTTTCGTACAGAGCCTAG
- a CDS encoding 3-oxoadipate enol-lactonase produces MERARPLTFQCPKETPVAHVQLENVALNYQLDGEDDAPVLMLSNSLGTDLGMWDAQVPLWRQHFRVLRYDTRGHGSSQVSEGPYTIEQLGHDVLALLDALGVEKTHFVGLSMGGLIGQWLGINAGDRLHSLTLCNTAAKIANEEVWNTRIDTVLKGGQQAMVDLRDGSIARWFTPRFTQEQPEETQRICQMLAHTSPQGYIANCAAVRDADYRTQLDRVNVPTLIIAGTEDVVTTPDHGRFLQAGIKNAEYTEYPAAHLSNVEVGEAFSRRVLDFLMVH; encoded by the coding sequence ATGGAGAGGGCCAGACCCTTAACGTTTCAATGCCCGAAGGAGACCCCTGTGGCGCACGTGCAATTAGAGAATGTCGCGTTGAATTATCAATTGGATGGCGAGGACGATGCGCCTGTCTTGATGCTGTCCAATTCACTGGGCACCGACCTTGGCATGTGGGACGCCCAAGTTCCCTTGTGGCGCCAGCACTTTCGCGTGCTGCGTTATGACACCCGTGGCCATGGCTCATCGCAGGTCAGCGAAGGCCCCTACACCATCGAGCAACTCGGCCACGATGTGCTGGCTCTACTCGATGCCTTGGGTGTCGAAAAGACGCATTTCGTCGGCTTGTCGATGGGCGGCCTGATCGGCCAATGGCTGGGAATCAACGCAGGCGATCGCCTGCACAGCCTTACCCTGTGCAATACGGCCGCCAAAATCGCCAACGAGGAGGTATGGAACACCCGCATCGATACCGTACTTAAGGGCGGCCAACAGGCCATGGTCGATTTGCGTGATGGCTCCATCGCCCGCTGGTTCACCCCACGATTCACCCAGGAGCAGCCGGAAGAGACCCAGCGCATTTGCCAGATGCTGGCGCATACCAGTCCGCAAGGCTATATCGCCAACTGCGCGGCAGTACGCGATGCCGACTACCGTACGCAACTCGACCGCGTCAACGTACCCACGCTGATCATCGCGGGTACCGAAGACGTGGTGACCACCCCAGACCATGGCCGGTTCCTGCAGGCTGGTATCAAGAATGCCGAGTACACCGAATATCCGGCGGCTCATCTTTCCAATGTGGAAGTCGGTGAGGCGTTCAGTCGGCGGGTGCTGGATTTCCTGATGGTGCACTAG
- a CDS encoding transcriptional regulator: MELRHLRYFKVVAETLNFTRAAEVLHIAQPPLSRQIGQLEEQLGTLLIHRERPLRLTEAGRFFHEQACMLLEQVDSISENTRRIGRGHRQWLGIGFAPSTLYAVLPELIRELRQDAELELALSEMTTLEQVDALKSGRIDIAFGRLRIEDPAILQLTLLEDPLVAALPRGHPLAGKSVSLDQLAREPFILYPSNPRPNYADHVLALFAHHGMSVQVSQWANELQTAIGLVAAGVGIALVPSSVQQQHRTDINYVGLVDTSAVSPIILSRRMNDHSPLVQRCLSIVKRIGSRMTEGAPGDDDGTH, encoded by the coding sequence ATGGAGCTTCGTCACCTTCGCTACTTCAAGGTCGTGGCAGAAACGCTCAACTTCACGCGAGCCGCCGAGGTCCTGCACATTGCCCAACCGCCCCTCAGCCGGCAAATCGGCCAGCTGGAAGAGCAGTTGGGCACGCTGTTGATTCACCGCGAACGCCCTCTACGGCTGACCGAAGCTGGACGCTTTTTCCATGAACAGGCTTGCATGCTGCTTGAGCAAGTGGACAGCATCAGCGAAAACACACGGCGCATCGGCCGCGGACATAGACAATGGTTGGGGATAGGGTTTGCACCCTCCACGCTGTATGCCGTTCTCCCGGAGCTGATCCGGGAATTGCGTCAGGACGCTGAACTGGAACTGGCGTTAAGCGAGATGACCACGCTCGAACAGGTGGACGCACTCAAAAGCGGCAGGATCGACATCGCATTCGGTCGACTGCGCATCGAAGACCCCGCCATTTTGCAACTGACACTTCTGGAGGATCCGCTCGTCGCCGCCCTGCCCCGCGGTCACCCCTTGGCCGGGAAGTCGGTGAGCCTGGACCAGCTAGCGCGTGAGCCCTTCATCTTGTACCCGTCCAATCCCAGGCCGAACTATGCAGACCATGTGCTGGCGTTGTTTGCGCACCACGGCATGAGTGTGCAGGTCAGTCAGTGGGCAAACGAGTTGCAGACGGCGATTGGCCTGGTCGCAGCTGGCGTGGGCATAGCCCTGGTACCGTCCTCGGTGCAGCAGCAACATCGCACCGACATCAATTATGTAGGCCTGGTCGACACCAGTGCGGTGAGCCCGATCATCTTGAGTCGCCGCATGAACGATCACAGTCCGTTGGTGCAGCGGTGTCTTTCCATCGTCAAACGCATTGGTTCACGCATGACGGAGGGCGCTCCTGGCGATGACGACGGAACGCATTGA
- a CDS encoding muconate cycloisomerase, protein MPDAVIEQIDAVIVDLPTIRPHKLAMHTMQQQTLVVLRLRCSDGVEGIGESTTIGGLAYGYESPEGIKANIDAYLAPALIGMAADNINAAMLKLDKLAKGNTFAKSGIESALLDAQGKRLGLPVSELLGGRVRDSLEVAWTLASGDTARDIAEAQHMLEIRRHRVFKLKIGANPVEQDLKHVVAIKHELGASASVRVDVNQYWDESQAIRACQVLGDNGIDLIEQPISRINRGGQVRLNQRSPAPIMADESIESVEDAFSLAADGAASIFALKIAKNGGPRAVLRTAQIAEAAGIALYGGTMLEGSIGTLASAHAFLTLRQLTWGTELFGPLLLTEEIVNEPPQYRDFQLHVPRTPGLGLTLDEQRLARFARR, encoded by the coding sequence ATGCCTGACGCCGTTATCGAACAGATTGATGCAGTGATCGTCGACCTGCCCACCATCCGCCCGCACAAACTGGCGATGCACACGATGCAGCAACAGACGCTGGTCGTTCTGCGGCTACGCTGCAGCGATGGCGTGGAAGGCATCGGGGAGTCCACCACCATTGGTGGCCTGGCCTACGGTTATGAAAGCCCCGAGGGCATCAAGGCGAATATCGACGCGTATCTTGCGCCGGCGCTGATCGGTATGGCTGCCGACAACATCAATGCCGCCATGCTCAAACTGGACAAGTTGGCCAAGGGCAACACCTTCGCCAAGTCCGGCATCGAAAGCGCATTGCTCGATGCTCAGGGAAAGCGCCTGGGGTTGCCGGTCAGCGAACTGCTGGGCGGCCGTGTGCGCGACAGCCTGGAAGTGGCCTGGACCTTGGCCAGCGGAGACACCGCACGGGACATTGCCGAAGCCCAGCACATGTTGGAAATCCGCCGACACCGGGTATTCAAGCTGAAGATCGGCGCCAACCCCGTAGAGCAGGACCTCAAGCACGTGGTGGCGATCAAGCACGAACTGGGCGCCAGCGCCAGCGTGCGGGTCGATGTCAATCAGTACTGGGACGAGTCCCAGGCCATTCGCGCCTGCCAGGTACTTGGCGACAACGGTATCGATCTGATCGAGCAACCGATATCGCGCATCAATCGTGGTGGCCAGGTCCGCCTGAACCAGCGCAGCCCGGCACCGATCATGGCGGACGAATCGATCGAAAGCGTCGAGGATGCCTTCAGCCTGGCTGCCGATGGAGCCGCCAGCATTTTTGCCCTGAAGATCGCCAAGAATGGTGGGCCACGCGCCGTGCTGCGCACCGCACAGATCGCCGAAGCTGCCGGCATCGCCCTGTATGGGGGGACCATGCTCGAAGGTTCGATCGGTACGCTGGCCTCGGCGCATGCGTTTCTTACCCTCCGCCAGCTGACGTGGGGGACTGAACTGTTCGGGCCACTGTTGCTGACCGAAGAAATCGTCAACGAGCCGCCGCAGTACCGCGATTTCCAGCTGCATGTTCCACGTACCCCAGGCCTGGGCCTGACCCTGGACGAACAGCGTCTGGCGCGTTTCGCCCGTCGCTGA
- a CDS encoding muconolactone delta-isomerase, whose product MLFHVKMTVKLPVDMDPAKAARLKADEKELAQRLQREGTWRHLWRIAGHYANYSVFDVASVEALHDTLMQLPLFPYMEIEVDGLCRHPSSIHNDDR is encoded by the coding sequence ATGCTGTTCCACGTGAAGATGACCGTGAAACTGCCCGTCGACATGGATCCGGCAAAGGCCGCCCGACTCAAGGCTGACGAAAAAGAACTGGCTCAGCGCCTGCAACGCGAAGGTACCTGGCGCCACCTGTGGCGCATTGCCGGGCACTACGCCAACTACAGCGTTTTCGATGTGGCCAGCGTCGAGGCTCTGCACGACACGCTGATGCAGTTGCCGCTGTTCCCCTACATGGAAATAGAAGTCGACGGTCTGTGTCGCCATCCTTCATCGATTCACAACGACGATCGCTGA
- a CDS encoding catechol 1,2-dioxygenase — protein MTVNIAQTAPIQAFFNKVAGLDHAEGNPRFKQIILRVLQDTARLIEDLEITEDEFWHAVDYMNRLGGRNEAGLLVAGLGIEHFIDLLQEAKDAEAGLSGGTPRTIEGPLYVAGAPIAQGETRMDDGTDPGVVMFLQGQVFDAQGKPLAGATVDLWHANTNGTYSYFDSSQSEYNLRRRIITDADGRYRARSIVPSGYGCDPQGPTQECLNLLGRHGQRPAHVHFFISAPGHRHLTTQINFAGDKYLWDDFAYATRDGLIGDLRFVEDAAAARDRGVQGDRFAELAFDFQLQTAPAPQAESRSHRPRALQDA, from the coding sequence ATGACCGTGAACATCGCTCAGACTGCGCCGATCCAGGCATTTTTCAACAAGGTGGCTGGCCTGGACCATGCCGAGGGCAACCCTCGCTTCAAGCAGATCATCCTGCGGGTCTTGCAGGACACCGCACGCCTGATCGAAGACTTGGAGATCACCGAAGACGAATTCTGGCACGCCGTCGACTACATGAACCGCCTGGGCGGCCGTAACGAGGCCGGGCTGCTGGTTGCCGGTCTGGGTATCGAACACTTCATCGACCTGCTCCAGGAGGCCAAGGATGCCGAGGCCGGTCTGAGTGGCGGGACCCCTCGCACCATTGAGGGCCCTCTTTACGTGGCCGGCGCGCCTATCGCCCAAGGCGAGACGCGCATGGACGACGGTACCGACCCAGGGGTCGTGATGTTCCTCCAGGGGCAGGTGTTCGATGCGCAGGGCAAACCGCTGGCCGGGGCCACGGTCGACCTCTGGCACGCCAATACCAACGGCACCTACTCGTACTTCGATTCGAGCCAGTCCGAGTACAACCTGCGTCGACGTATCATCACCGATGCCGACGGTCGCTATCGCGCACGTTCCATCGTGCCGTCGGGCTATGGCTGCGATCCACAGGGCCCGACCCAGGAATGCCTCAATCTGCTGGGGCGCCACGGCCAGCGTCCGGCGCATGTGCACTTCTTCATTTCGGCACCGGGTCACCGTCACCTCACCACCCAGATCAACTTCGCCGGTGACAAGTACCTCTGGGATGACTTCGCCTATGCCACGCGTGACGGGTTGATCGGCGACCTGCGGTTTGTCGAGGATGCTGCTGCGGCGCGTGACCGCGGTGTGCAGGGCGATCGCTTTGCCGAGTTGGCGTTCGATTTCCAGTTGCAGACCGCTCCCGCTCCGCAAGCCGAGTCACGCAGCCATCGGCCGCGTGCGCTGCAGGATGCCTGA
- a CDS encoding MFS transporter, with protein sequence MNDFTQEQHVRQQHKRYIYEWYVVILCMVAYIFSFVDRQILALMIEPIKADLQLSDTQFSLLHGLAFSLFYAFMGMPIAYLADRFSRPRIIAIGIIFWSIATAACGLSKNFLQMFLARIGVGVGEAALSPSAYSMFSDLFPKEKLGRAVGIYSIGSFVGGGIAFLVGGYVIAMLKDAQTIEVAVLGAMKAWQLAFFIVGLPGVIVGLLVWLTVRNPERKGVQVDADGKARQVRLTDGLRFIGRHRATFTCHYLGFSFYAMALFCMMSWTPALYIRKFGMSPEQAGFMLGTILLLANTTGVVFGGWLTDHLAKRGRSDAAMRTGVIGAVGMIVPAVLYSQVDQLWVSVALLVPAMFFASFPMPASTAAMQILSPNQVRAQVSAVFLLISNLLALGLGTTLVALITDHYFGIPAAVGSSMSIVSLGASLLAIVLLARGCRCFRDSMRREHPAEA encoded by the coding sequence ATGAACGACTTCACCCAAGAGCAACATGTCCGGCAACAGCACAAACGTTATATCTACGAATGGTACGTGGTCATCCTGTGCATGGTGGCCTACATCTTCTCGTTCGTGGACCGGCAGATCCTTGCGCTCATGATCGAGCCGATCAAGGCCGACCTGCAGTTGAGCGACACCCAGTTCAGCTTGCTGCATGGCCTGGCGTTTTCGCTGTTCTACGCCTTCATGGGCATGCCCATCGCCTACCTGGCCGACCGTTTCTCGCGCCCGCGCATCATTGCGATCGGGATCATTTTCTGGAGTATCGCCACGGCGGCCTGCGGGCTGAGCAAGAACTTCCTGCAGATGTTCCTGGCACGAATTGGGGTAGGGGTCGGTGAAGCGGCGCTGTCACCCTCGGCCTACTCGATGTTCAGCGACCTGTTTCCCAAGGAAAAGCTCGGCCGCGCCGTAGGGATCTACTCGATTGGCTCTTTCGTCGGAGGCGGTATCGCCTTTCTTGTCGGCGGCTACGTCATCGCGATGCTCAAGGACGCGCAGACCATCGAAGTCGCTGTGCTCGGCGCGATGAAGGCCTGGCAGCTGGCCTTTTTCATCGTCGGGCTTCCCGGGGTGATTGTCGGCCTGCTGGTCTGGCTGACCGTGCGCAATCCCGAGCGCAAGGGTGTGCAGGTCGATGCCGACGGCAAGGCCCGTCAGGTCAGGTTGACCGATGGCCTGCGGTTCATCGGGCGCCATCGTGCGACCTTCACCTGCCATTACCTGGGCTTCTCGTTCTATGCGATGGCGCTGTTTTGCATGATGAGCTGGACGCCTGCGCTGTACATCCGCAAGTTTGGCATGAGCCCCGAACAGGCGGGCTTCATGCTCGGGACCATCCTGCTGTTGGCCAACACCACCGGTGTGGTGTTCGGTGGCTGGCTGACCGACCACCTGGCCAAGCGCGGGCGCAGCGATGCGGCCATGCGCACTGGCGTCATCGGTGCAGTGGGCATGATCGTGCCGGCTGTACTGTACTCGCAGGTCGATCAACTGTGGGTCTCGGTAGCGCTGCTGGTGCCGGCGATGTTCTTTGCCTCCTTCCCGATGCCGGCCTCCACGGCCGCCATGCAGATACTGTCACCCAACCAGGTGCGCGCCCAAGTGTCGGCGGTATTCCTGTTGATCAGCAACCTGCTTGCACTGGGCCTGGGCACGACCCTGGTGGCACTGATCACGGACCATTACTTCGGCATCCCGGCGGCGGTCGGGTCGTCGATGTCGATCGTCAGTCTTGGCGCTTCGCTGCTGGCCATCGTGCTGTTGGCCAGAGGCTGCAGATGCTTCCGTGACAGCATGCGTCGCGAACACCCTGCCGAGGCCTGA
- a CDS encoding glycerol-3-phosphate dehydrogenase has product MNVTILGGGHGCYAAAVEMAERGHAVRLWRRDRAALDTLQAIGSLAVRDYRGTRRIELGSRLQLVGDLAMALDRADLIVIPLPSTTHLSLASEVAPLLREGQVVFLPPGTFGSYVFAKALHECGNHADVAFAETGTLPYLVRKHAADQLVISGYATRLPTGVFPSRLAEHAFAVLREAYPSVEPLEDALSGALMNAGPIIHPPLILMNAGPLEHFASWDIHNEGTQPSVRRVTTQLDAERMRIREALGYPAPHFPLADHYNTDQGDEWMYGRGAHGTLTDSGDWREKIDLQEHRYMLEDTRLGLSLLVSVGRWAGVPTPVAAGLLALASAVTGRDLYAEGRTLESLGLASLGREQMSRLLREGFAS; this is encoded by the coding sequence ATGAACGTTACTATTCTGGGCGGCGGGCACGGCTGTTACGCGGCTGCGGTGGAAATGGCCGAGCGCGGGCATGCTGTTCGGCTCTGGCGCCGCGATCGGGCTGCACTGGACACGTTGCAGGCGATCGGCAGCCTTGCGGTACGCGATTACCGAGGTACCCGGCGGATCGAGCTGGGTAGCCGCCTGCAATTGGTCGGTGATCTGGCGATGGCCTTGGACAGGGCCGACCTGATCGTCATTCCCTTGCCATCGACCACCCACCTGTCGCTCGCCAGCGAAGTCGCCCCGCTGTTGCGCGAGGGGCAGGTCGTGTTCCTGCCGCCAGGTACCTTCGGCAGCTACGTGTTTGCCAAAGCCTTGCACGAGTGTGGCAATCACGCCGACGTCGCTTTCGCTGAAACAGGCACGTTGCCTTACCTGGTTCGCAAGCATGCTGCCGACCAGTTGGTGATCAGTGGTTACGCCACGCGTCTTCCGACCGGGGTGTTCCCGAGTCGGCTGGCCGAGCATGCCTTTGCGGTGCTGCGTGAAGCCTACCCCAGTGTCGAACCCCTCGAGGATGCACTCAGTGGCGCGCTCATGAATGCGGGCCCGATCATTCATCCTCCGTTGATCCTGATGAATGCCGGGCCTCTGGAGCACTTCGCATCATGGGACATCCATAACGAAGGGACCCAGCCTTCGGTGCGTCGTGTCACCACTCAGCTGGATGCCGAGCGCATGCGTATCCGTGAAGCGCTGGGTTACCCGGCGCCGCACTTTCCTCTGGCCGATCATTACAACACCGATCAGGGCGATGAGTGGATGTATGGCCGCGGTGCCCATGGCACCCTGACCGACAGTGGTGACTGGCGAGAAAAGATCGACCTGCAGGAGCACCGCTACATGCTCGAGGATACCCGGCTGGGCTTGTCGCTGCTGGTCTCGGTCGGGCGTTGGGCGGGCGTGCCGACGCCTGTGGCAGCCGGCCTGCTGGCACTGGCGTCGGCAGTGACCGGGCGTGACCTGTACGCTGAGGGGCGCACATTGGAGAGCCTTGGGCTGGCGTCGCTCGGACGTGAACAGATGTCCAGGCTGTTGCGCGAGGGCTTTGCGTCATGA
- a CDS encoding 3-hydroxybutyryl-CoA dehydrogenase (converts (S)-3-hydroxybutanoyl-CoA to 3-acetoacetyl-CoA) has product MSASLRHVAVVGTGRMGEGIALAFAQAGLRVSLIDLKDRTPHARLRFFEDSRKNLDVQMASMVALGLIDTQQATQLLERIAWLPLADADQALRDCTLVFEAVPEVLETKREAFAWIDQRVAPECVIASTTSTFLVTELASMVRNPGRLLNAHWLNPAHLMPLVEVSRSPQTLDSVVAELLETLRGIGKVAVVCNAVPGFIVPRLQALVMNEAARMVEEGVASAEQIDLAVRTGFGLRFSVLGLLEFVDWGGGDILHHASAYLSSRLGERYEAAQSVLDNMAAGRNGLRDGVGFYDYRHTDVNAYRHERMAALVERLRQVSLLPRFAAAGQASMAGQDRGRCQ; this is encoded by the coding sequence ATGAGCGCGTCACTTCGGCATGTTGCCGTAGTCGGCACCGGGCGCATGGGCGAGGGCATTGCCCTTGCCTTCGCCCAGGCAGGGTTGCGGGTGAGCCTGATCGACTTGAAAGACCGCACGCCTCACGCTCGACTGCGGTTCTTCGAAGATTCGAGGAAAAACCTGGATGTCCAGATGGCGAGCATGGTCGCGCTGGGGCTGATCGATACGCAGCAGGCCACGCAACTACTGGAGCGGATCGCCTGGCTGCCGCTGGCGGATGCCGACCAGGCGCTGCGGGACTGCACGCTGGTTTTCGAGGCGGTGCCGGAAGTGCTGGAGACCAAGCGCGAGGCGTTCGCCTGGATCGATCAACGGGTGGCCCCCGAGTGCGTGATTGCCTCGACCACCTCCACCTTTCTGGTCACTGAACTGGCCAGCATGGTCCGCAACCCCGGACGCCTGCTCAATGCCCATTGGCTCAACCCTGCCCATCTGATGCCGCTCGTCGAAGTTTCGCGCAGCCCTCAGACCCTCGACAGCGTCGTTGCCGAGCTGCTCGAGACCCTTCGAGGCATCGGCAAGGTCGCGGTGGTATGCAACGCCGTACCCGGCTTCATCGTGCCACGCCTGCAGGCGCTCGTGATGAACGAGGCGGCACGCATGGTCGAGGAGGGTGTCGCCAGTGCAGAGCAGATCGACCTGGCTGTGCGCACTGGTTTCGGTCTGCGTTTCTCGGTGCTGGGGTTGCTGGAGTTCGTCGATTGGGGAGGTGGCGACATTCTGCATCATGCGTCGGCCTATCTCAGCAGTCGGCTGGGGGAGCGCTACGAGGCCGCGCAATCGGTGTTGGACAACATGGCCGCAGGCCGTAACGGTTTGCGCGATGGCGTGGGTTTCTATGACTACCGCCACACCGACGTGAATGCCTATCGCCACGAACGAATGGCCGCGTTGGTGGAGCGGCTGCGTCAGGTCAGCCTGCTGCCTCGGTTCGCTGCAGCGGGCCAAGCCAGCATGGCTGGGCAGGATCGCGGGCGTTGTCAGTAA
- a CDS encoding D-amino-acid oxidase translates to MPPVIEPVQCTQELPSSTTVVIIGAGIVGLTAALTLAERNIPVVVLEKGRIAGEQSSRNLGWVRKTSRHREDIPLAQAADRLWAEMPARVGHDVGYRQAGIMFVAHNAAQMAFHENWIKSVESLDLGSRLLSAKEIDQRVPGGRTPWAGGIFTDSDGRAEPTRASSAIANAAIARGAVIIENCAVRTLTTAAGRIDGVVTEHGEIRCEQVLLAGGLWSRRFLGNHGIDLPTLPLNCSVLRTAPMEGPTDIAMGAPDFSFRKHIDGGFIITQRGALDAPLTWDHALLGMQYLPQFRAQRSYLRVSLGKAFFKDLALARRWKPGSVTPFEHVRTQNPLANEHLNNEALRNLKAAWPVFEHVKIEQTWAGTIDVTPDSVPVIGPVSQLPGLMLATGFSGHGFGTSPAAGQLAADLLQGVNPLVDPTPYRYERFI, encoded by the coding sequence ATGCCACCAGTCATCGAGCCAGTGCAGTGCACACAAGAGCTCCCCTCCTCCACGACCGTGGTGATCATCGGCGCAGGCATTGTCGGCCTGACGGCCGCGCTGACCCTGGCCGAACGCAACATACCGGTGGTCGTGCTCGAGAAAGGTCGCATTGCCGGCGAACAGTCCTCGCGAAACCTGGGCTGGGTGCGCAAGACCAGCCGTCATCGCGAGGATATTCCACTCGCGCAGGCGGCCGACCGTCTCTGGGCAGAGATGCCCGCTCGTGTCGGGCACGATGTCGGTTACCGTCAGGCGGGCATCATGTTCGTTGCCCACAACGCGGCGCAGATGGCCTTCCACGAGAACTGGATCAAAAGCGTCGAGTCACTGGACCTTGGCTCGCGCCTGCTGTCTGCGAAGGAAATCGACCAGCGTGTTCCCGGTGGTCGAACGCCCTGGGCCGGCGGCATCTTCACCGACAGCGATGGTCGCGCCGAACCGACACGGGCCAGCAGCGCCATCGCCAATGCAGCGATCGCACGCGGGGCGGTGATCATCGAGAACTGCGCGGTTCGGACATTGACCACTGCCGCCGGACGTATCGACGGTGTGGTGACCGAGCACGGCGAGATTCGCTGCGAACAGGTGTTGTTGGCGGGCGGGCTATGGTCACGACGCTTTCTGGGCAACCATGGCATCGACCTGCCTACCTTGCCCCTCAACTGCTCCGTGCTGCGTACCGCGCCCATGGAAGGTCCTACGGACATCGCGATGGGAGCACCCGATTTCTCGTTCCGCAAACACATCGATGGCGGCTTCATCATCACCCAACGAGGCGCGCTGGATGCTCCACTGACGTGGGACCATGCACTCCTTGGCATGCAGTACCTGCCCCAATTCCGTGCCCAGCGAAGCTACCTGCGCGTGTCGCTGGGCAAGGCCTTCTTCAAGGATCTCGCGCTGGCCAGACGCTGGAAGCCTGGCAGCGTCACGCCGTTCGAGCACGTTCGCACGCAAAACCCGTTGGCGAACGAACATCTCAACAACGAGGCGCTACGCAACCTCAAGGCCGCCTGGCCAGTCTTCGAGCACGTGAAAATCGAACAGACCTGGGCCGGCACCATCGATGTGACGCCTGACTCGGTCCCGGTCATCGGGCCAGTCAGCCAGCTGCCGGGCCTGATGCTGGCAACCGGCTTCTCCGGTCATGGTTTCGGTACATCCCCGGCGGCGGGGCAACTGGCAGCGGATCTGCTGCAGGGGGTCAATCCTCTGGTTGATCCGACCCCCTATCGCTACGAGCGCTTCATCTGA